A window from Solanum stenotomum isolate F172 chromosome 5, ASM1918654v1, whole genome shotgun sequence encodes these proteins:
- the LOC125865232 gene encoding transcription factor UNE10-like, whose amino-acid sequence MTQCVSSWRLDDSPSHLNLVLSSHSNSNNSFVTDAPKMDYEVAELTWENGQVVMHGLGPPRVPNKPLSTPSPTKYTWESKPHAAAGGTLESIVNQATTGIPHHHNSPVDGGADRGDDFVSWFDDCLPETQTITVIGTMAVDALVPTSSTNTPNYNQQVAPSAHVSGMGMTSKCLVDCSTRVASCSGDAEMARVGIGSSFEEISKDFGITESFGNEEVKNLIKSMVYEGRHNNMVDQTVSRGDTIETGERSLGAERVLTTISTGSPENTFKHNKNKTVNNHDFISHSRAQESKDNEDEDEKKGSKISSFSTKRSRAAAAHNQSERKRRDKINQRMKTLQKLVPTSSKTDKASMLDEVIEYLKQLQAQVKAMRMMIHVNMHPPAMMLPNMAFQQQQQQQQQQFQMSMMGMARPIDVNALSSPNITTMPSILHATAPSNFNMPHIPSPGADPLASFIASGQLSQPMTMNAYSRMAALYQQYLQSNTNHVFKK is encoded by the exons ATGACCCAGTGTGTATCAAGCTGGCGACTGGACGACTCCCCGTCTCATCTAAACCTTGTTCTTAGCTCTCACTCTAATTCCAATAATTCCTTTGTAACTGATGCCCCAAA GATGGATTATGAAGTAGCAGAGCTAACATGGGAAAACGGACAGGTAGTGATGCATGGCTTAGGTCCTCCACGCGTGCCTAATAAGCCTTTATCGACTCCTTCTCCAACAAAATACACATGGGAGAGTAAGCCACATGCTGCTGCAGGTGGCACACTTGAATCCATAGTGAACCAAGCTACTACTGGCATCCCTCATCACCACAACTCCCCCGTGGACGGGGGTGCAGATAGAGGAGATGATTTCGTGAGTTGGTTCGATGATTGTCTTCCTGAAACTCAGACTATTACGGTCATAGGTACTATGGCCGTAGATGCCTTAGTTCCAACAAGTTCCACTAACACCCCAAACTATAATCAACAAGTGGCCCCGTCCGCGCACGTGTCCGGGATGGGGATGACCAGCAAGTGTTTAGTTGACTGCTCCACACGTGTTGCATCATGCAGTGGTGATGCGGAGATGGCACGTGTGGGAATAGGATCTAGCTTTGAGGAGATATCGAAAGACTTTGGGATCACCGAGTCTTTCGGGAATGAAGAGGTTAAGAACTTGATCAAATCAATGGTATACGAGGGACGACATAACAATATGGTTGACCAGACCGTGAGCCGGGGAGACACTATTGAAACGGGAGAGAGAAGTTTGGGTGCGGAAAGAGTACTTACCACAATATCTACAGGGTCACCTGAGAACACCTTTAAgcataataaaaataagacaGTGAATAATCATGATTTCATCTCTCATAGCAGAGCTCAA GAGTCAAAAGATaatgaggatgaggatgagaAAAAAGGATccaaaatttcttcattttcaacaAAAAGGAGCAGAGCTGCTGCTGCTCACAACCAGTCTGAACGA aAAAGAAGAGACAAGATAAACCAAAGGATGAAGACATTGCAGAAGTTAGTTCCAACATCGAGTAAg ACTGATAAGGCATCAATGCTAGATGAGGTGATAGAATATTTGAAGCAACTACAAGCTCAAGTTAAAGCCATGAGAATGATGATTCATGTTAACATGCATCCACCCGCTATGATGTTACCAAATATGGCattccaacaacaacaacaacaacaacaacaacagttTCAAATGTCAATGATGGGAATGGCTAGACCCATAGATGTCAATGCCCTTAGCAGCCCCAACATAACAACAATGCCTTCGATTCTCCATGCCACCGCGCCCTCTAATTTCAATATGCCTCATATTCCCTCCCCTGGAGCTGATCCTTTAGCTTCCTTCATCGCATCAGGCCAATTATCACAG CCTATGACGATGAATGCTTATAGCAGGATGGCAGCGTTGTACCAGCAATATCTGCAGTCGAATACAAATCATGtctttaaaaaatga